One Mercurialis annua linkage group LG3, ddMerAnnu1.2, whole genome shotgun sequence DNA window includes the following coding sequences:
- the LOC126674173 gene encoding uncharacterized protein LOC126674173 — protein sequence MTPRFSIRFPSSKPKPQSPGESSPDKARGDKTKRLGEVAGGTAAGCAAVCCCCPFTLMNFLVLAVFKVPACLCKKAKRRRRLKKKKKMQALLSPGPSCSRNDLCIETLERKVRGGDGRDDAGIEAVDLEKEMWDRFFATGFWRSPSQSSRV from the coding sequence ATGACTCCTCGCTTTTCAATCCGATTCCCCTCTTCAAAGCCCAAGCCGCAGTCGCCGGGCGAATCATCTCCGGACAAAGCGAGGGGCGACAAAACGAAGCGGTTAGGGGAGGTTGCCGGAGGGACAGCGGCGGGGTGCGCGGCGGTTTGCTGCTGCTGCCCCTTTACGTTGATGAATTTCTTGGTGCTGGCGGTGTTCAAGGTGCCGGCGTGTCTGTGCAAGAAAGCCAAGAGACGACGGcgtttgaagaagaagaagaaaatgcaGGCTCTGCTGTCGCCCGGACCCAGTTGTAGTAGGAATGATCTGTGTATAGAGACGCTGGAGAGGAAAGTTCGCGGCGGCGATGGGCGGGATGATGCGGGAATTGAGGCCGTTGATTTGGAAAAAGAGATGTGGGACCGGTTTTTTGCTACTGGGTTTTGGAGAAGCCCTTCTCAAAGCAGTAgagtttga